A genomic window from Planococcus rifietoensis includes:
- a CDS encoding AI-2E family transporter: MPKTKWFRFLLSTLLIFAIINLAVRVPFVFYPVRVAFSTLMPIIIIGGILFYIFRPIVKLLSKKMPRVVAILVIFVVFLALLVGFSLWIGPLIFRQIQSLIENFPSIVREVQNQSNRALSSQWWSYIQEQDFLPGLNPDAIAANFRNALTGIGSNILSFTGVLVSALTSLVVVPFVLFFLLKDGDKLPASFLKLLPQDSRAEGAKILHDMDENLSAYIQGQATVSLFVGGLSYITYLILGVDYAIILALVATFTNVIPFVGPIIGAVPAIVVAFFQEPILGLWVLIAIIIIQQVESNLISPNIMGKKLSVHPVTIIFLLYIGGNLAGLIGMILVIPTYAVGKAVVQNLYRLIRLRYPAMR, encoded by the coding sequence ATGCCCAAGACCAAATGGTTTCGTTTCTTGCTCAGCACGCTATTGATCTTTGCCATCATCAACTTGGCAGTGCGTGTGCCTTTTGTGTTTTACCCGGTCCGCGTTGCGTTTTCTACCTTGATGCCGATTATCATCATCGGCGGGATTCTGTTTTATATCTTTAGGCCAATCGTCAAGCTATTATCTAAGAAGATGCCCCGTGTCGTGGCCATTCTGGTGATTTTCGTTGTGTTCCTGGCGCTGCTCGTCGGCTTTTCCTTATGGATTGGCCCGCTGATTTTCAGGCAGATCCAATCCTTGATCGAAAACTTTCCGTCGATCGTGAGAGAAGTTCAAAATCAATCGAACAGGGCCTTGTCGAGTCAATGGTGGAGCTATATTCAAGAACAGGATTTTCTGCCTGGCTTGAATCCGGACGCTATAGCCGCGAATTTCCGGAACGCACTGACAGGCATCGGTTCGAATATCCTGAGTTTTACCGGTGTGCTCGTCAGCGCCTTGACTTCACTGGTCGTCGTGCCGTTTGTCCTATTCTTTTTATTGAAAGACGGCGACAAATTGCCGGCCAGCTTCCTTAAGTTGTTGCCGCAGGATTCGCGGGCAGAAGGCGCCAAAATCCTTCATGATATGGACGAAAACCTCAGTGCCTATATTCAAGGACAGGCGACGGTCAGTTTATTCGTCGGGGGGCTGAGCTATATCACGTACCTGATACTCGGCGTAGATTATGCCATCATCTTGGCATTGGTCGCGACATTCACAAACGTCATCCCGTTTGTCGGCCCGATTATTGGAGCCGTTCCGGCCATTGTCGTAGCTTTTTTCCAGGAACCGATTCTCGGCTTATGGGTGCTGATCGCCATTATTATCATCCAGCAAGTCGAAAGTAATCTCATCTCGCCCAATATCATGGGCAAGAAACTATCGGTGCATCCGGTAACCATCATTTTCCTGTTGTATATCGGAGGCAACCTAGCTGGACTTATCGGCATGATCTTGGTCATCCCAACTTACGCTGTAGGAAAAGCCGTCGTCCAAAACCTTTACCGTCTCATCCGCCTGCGTTACCCGGCGATGAGATAG
- a CDS encoding S1C family serine protease, with the protein MEKRMMQWLMVFLSAMILAACGSTGTEAPPEAETEQTDSPVDTAAQEKAVMMANAKTHVYTIYTDFEQGSGFLFNNKGDILTNAHVVRDATFISLVNSDGQEFAGKVIGMSLDEDLALVRVEDLAGKEPLEQEMEPVDIGTPVIAIGSPENAANTATEGEITDTGVDFSEVFVYTDLYEMNALIKQGSSGGPLLDASTGRVLGINSVMLEDNPEIGYAIPLYLKKEMLDGWANNPDPLPDSQLVEPSVKDAYFEEALLSSFIEAYYDLLPYSMNDEELNYYSSYLVPGSQAVEAVDSVIQEYSEEGRVFDSVVPEVSSVEIEGDRAYVEAGAVFNYHEANGETGTIDHRRLYTVVIDEYGDYQIEYVEER; encoded by the coding sequence ATGGAAAAACGGATGATGCAATGGCTGATGGTTTTCCTGTCGGCGATGATTCTTGCGGCTTGCGGAAGTACGGGGACAGAGGCGCCGCCGGAAGCTGAAACAGAGCAGACGGATTCGCCGGTCGATACGGCCGCTCAGGAAAAAGCCGTAATGATGGCGAATGCCAAGACGCACGTCTACACAATCTATACCGATTTCGAGCAAGGATCCGGATTTTTATTCAATAACAAGGGCGACATTTTGACGAACGCCCATGTCGTACGAGATGCCACGTTTATTTCACTCGTCAATAGCGACGGGCAGGAATTCGCCGGCAAAGTGATCGGCATGTCGCTCGATGAGGATTTGGCGCTTGTCCGTGTTGAAGACCTCGCAGGAAAAGAGCCGCTTGAGCAGGAAATGGAACCGGTCGATATCGGCACGCCGGTTATCGCCATCGGCAGCCCTGAAAATGCAGCAAATACTGCGACCGAAGGGGAAATCACCGACACTGGCGTCGATTTCTCGGAAGTCTTCGTCTATACGGACCTCTATGAAATGAATGCCTTGATCAAGCAGGGCTCAAGCGGTGGGCCGCTTCTAGACGCAAGCACCGGCCGCGTGCTCGGCATCAATTCGGTCATGCTTGAAGACAATCCCGAAATCGGCTATGCAATCCCGCTTTATTTAAAAAAGGAAATGTTGGATGGCTGGGCGAATAACCCAGATCCGCTGCCCGATTCGCAATTGGTGGAACCGTCCGTGAAGGATGCGTATTTTGAAGAAGCGCTATTATCGAGTTTCATCGAAGCCTATTACGACTTGCTGCCGTATTCGATGAATGACGAGGAGCTGAATTATTACTCTTCCTATTTAGTGCCGGGAAGCCAGGCGGTTGAAGCGGTTGACAGTGTCATCCAGGAGTATTCCGAAGAGGGCCGCGTATTCGATTCAGTCGTGCCGGAAGTCAGTTCTGTGGAAATTGAAGGCGACCGCGCATACGTCGAAGCCGGCGCTGTATTCAATTACCACGAAGCAAACGGCGAGACCGGAACAATCGACCACCGGCGACTCTACACCGTCGTGATTGATGAGTACGGGGATTATCAGATTGAATATGTGGAAGAACGATAA